A part of Streptomyces sp. DSM 40750 genomic DNA contains:
- a CDS encoding DUF4232 domain-containing protein, which produces MAHTTRSRRTTAVLAALTLGVMALTACKGSAEEDTAAPSATASPSAADTHEGTDTPSTADPSDGGSDSGDSTARPGSTPPSSEPGSDDGQDGGVGMCETTDLSYNVTVASKPVNHALLTATNQSADPCLLPADELVITIPGLDGAAEHMGPDGEDWLLGAGERAYAGIMFSRADTAGGKSADKVEVALTASESPTTVPIDDGPVTVNDGQVTSFFGTAEDALTY; this is translated from the coding sequence ATGGCTCACACGACTCGTTCACGCCGTACCACCGCCGTACTCGCCGCACTCACGCTCGGCGTCATGGCACTGACCGCATGCAAGGGCTCCGCCGAGGAGGACACGGCCGCCCCGAGCGCGACAGCGAGCCCTTCGGCTGCGGACACGCACGAGGGCACCGACACTCCCTCGACAGCCGACCCGAGCGACGGTGGCAGTGACAGCGGCGACTCCACCGCCAGACCTGGCAGCACCCCGCCGTCATCAGAGCCCGGCTCGGACGACGGTCAGGACGGAGGCGTGGGCATGTGTGAGACGACCGACTTGAGCTACAACGTCACCGTCGCGTCCAAGCCCGTCAACCACGCCTTGCTGACCGCGACCAACCAGTCCGCAGACCCCTGTCTGCTGCCGGCAGACGAGCTGGTGATCACGATTCCGGGGCTCGACGGCGCCGCCGAACACATGGGGCCTGACGGCGAGGACTGGCTTCTCGGGGCCGGCGAAAGGGCCTACGCCGGGATCATGTTCTCGCGCGCCGACACCGCGGGCGGCAAGAGCGCCGACAAGGTGGAGGTCGCGCTCACCGCCTCCGAGAGCCCGACGACGGTTCCGATCGACGATGGCCCCGTCACGGTCAACGACGGCCAGGTCACCAGCTTCTTCGGCACCGCCGAGGACGCACTCACGTACTGA